DNA sequence from the Streptomyces canus genome:
GCGTCGTCCCAGGATCCCTCGACGAACTGGAAGCGGCTGGCCACGCAGGCCTGCTGGTTGAAGAACGTGGCGTCGGCGGCGCCCGCGTCGGCCGCCCGGGCCAGGCTCTCCTCGGACGTGAAGGCCTCGCGGCCGATCATCGAGATGGAGGTCTTGGGGTCGAAGGAGACGAGCTCGAACCCCGGGCCGACGTACTTCAGCGCGCTGCGGATGGTGGACTCGCCGCCCCAGGCGACCAGCTTGTCGAAGAACTGCGGGCGGAACAGCGCGCTCTCCACCACATCGTCACCGCCGCGCCAGTACGCCGCGGAGAACGACCGCACCACCGGGTGCCCGGGGGCGACCGCGGCCATGGTGCGCAGGATCGCGGTCGCGGTGAACAGGTCGTTCGAGGGCAGTTTCAGGAGGTTGACGCCCTTGGTGAGCGCGCCGCGCACGACGGACATCGCGGCGACCCCGGGTGCGTTGCCGGCGATGATGTGCACCAGGCGGGGTGGGAACGCGCGGGTGGCCGCGACCCGATCGTCAGGCAGGCGTACCTCGCGCCAGCCGTCGAGCACGTCCGCACCGCCGAGTTCGTGGTCGATCTGGGCGTACAGGCCGGGGCGTTGGAAGCTGCGCCACAGCACGGCGTAAGCGCGCTCCAGCACCTCCGCCGGCAGCGGGCTGACCGGGGCCATCCGCTCCAGGGCTTCGGCGAGCAGGCCCGCGCGGTCCGCCTTGAGCGCCTCGCCGGTCTCCACCAGCAGGTCGACGATCTCCGCGACGGGCACATGGAAGGCGGGGCCGGGTTCGGTGCGGGGCCACACGAGGCGGTCCAGGTCGAGGGCCGGTGCGGCGAACCGGCCGAGGTCGACGGGGGTGCTCCGGTCGACCTCGCCCCGGATCACGTGGACGACGGTCACGGGGGCGGCCGCGGTGCCGCCGAGTGTCGTACCGCTCATCAGTGGATCATCCCCCGCACATAGGAGTCGAGTGTCGCGGCGCAGGTGATCTTGTCGTCGCCGCCGAGGTCGCCGTAGCGCCGAATGTCCGGCAGGACCGCCGGTCCGGGGCGGCCGCAGGCGCACGGCGAGAAGTCCACGAAGACACGGTCGCCGCTGATCAGCCCACCCCAGCGGCCCTCCAGGGAGATGTCGAGGAACGCGAAACGCCCTTCCACCACACCCTGTTCGGGGTTGAGCAGCTTCTCACCGGGCTCGTCCAGCACCAGGGGGATCACCCAGGGCGGCACGTGGTAGTTGCCCTGCTCGCAGGCGAGGCAGGAGCCCTGGAGCTCGGTCATGCCGTAGCTGCGTACCCGGCGTACCCCGTCGTAGAAGGCGGTGAGCTGCTGCTGGTAGTCGTCGGGCAGGGCGCGGCCCTTGTTGCCGCCGCCGCTGAGCACCAGTGTGTCCGGGTGCAGGCTGCCGTCGGCCACACCGCGGGCGCGCAGGGCCTGGATGAGGGTGAACTGCTGGTTGTTCATGCCGGCGATCAGCAGCGGCTCGTCGCGGTGCGCGGCGATGTCGTCGACGATCCGGGCCATGGCCGCGCCGAGTTCCCCCTCGCGGGACTCGGAGGCGGTCTCGAAGGAGCTGATCTCCTGCGGAGTGGCGGCTCCCTCGGCGATCCGGCGGCGCAGCAGCGCGCTGCTCATCAGCTCGGACACCCGCATCGGGTCCTCGGTGAGCAGTCGCGTCTCGCCGGGTTGGGCGAAGACGTCGGCGTGCCAGCGGAAGCCGTCGATGGAGCGCATCGGGCCGCTCGCGGGTGCGAGCAGATAGCCGCGGCGGGTGGGTTTCGCCGGCAGCGGGTCGGGCCAGCAGGTGAGGTGCTCCAGGATGTCGTGCAGGAAACTCAGGTCACTGGCGTCGCAGTTGAGGAAGGAGACCTTTCCCGAGGTGCCGCTGGTGATGTACGGGCGGTGGCCGGCGGCGGTGATGCGGTCGGTCCACTCGTCGATGTCGCGGACGCCGTCCATGTCGACGTCGCCGGGTTCGACCGCCGACACGGTCGTGTACCAGCGCAGGAGCCGGTCCCAGCGGCCGGCGGTGATGAGGGAGACGGGGTAGGACTTGTAGCTCGTGTGCGAGAAGAGCAGCGGCACGAGGTCGTCGAGGCCGGTGACCTCCTCCACGCCGGTCTCCGTCGCCCGGGTGCGCAGCAGCGGAACCCGCTCGCGGTGGGCGGTGAAGGTCTCCCGGGCGGCCTCCAGCTGCAACTCCCGCAGTTCGTCGGCCGGTTGGTCGAAGGTGTCGCCGGAAAGGACGAGGGATCGGATCTGCTCGCGTGCGCCTGGCACAGCGTTCACCTCAATCAGTTGCGTACGTTGTCTTTTCCGCTGTGGCTTGCGCGAGGTACGACGACTCGATCGCGTCGAGGTTGCCGCGCAGTTCCTTCGGGGTGCCGGTCATGGTGACGCGGCCGCGGTGCAGGACGTACACGCGGTCGGCGATGTCCAGCACCTTGCGCACGTGCTGTTCGACCAGCAG
Encoded proteins:
- a CDS encoding acyl-CoA reductase — translated: MSGTTLGGTAAAPVTVVHVIRGEVDRSTPVDLGRFAAPALDLDRLVWPRTEPGPAFHVPVAEIVDLLVETGEALKADRAGLLAEALERMAPVSPLPAEVLERAYAVLWRSFQRPGLYAQIDHELGGADVLDGWREVRLPDDRVAATRAFPPRLVHIIAGNAPGVAAMSVVRGALTKGVNLLKLPSNDLFTATAILRTMAAVAPGHPVVRSFSAAYWRGGDDVVESALFRPQFFDKLVAWGGESTIRSALKYVGPGFELVSFDPKTSISMIGREAFTSEESLARAADAGAADATFFNQQACVASRFQFVEGSWDDADRYAALLCERLGVAREFSSAIGPRVAAELREEIDVLRSMEPEYRVWGGYDGRGLVIRSPEPVDFHPDGKIVDVVPVAALSEAVTHAGVATQTVGVYPDTRKAELRDALACAGVQRVVSLGRAGGMPPGLSHDGFYPLQRLMRWVNDE